From a single Brassica napus cultivar Da-Ae chromosome C9, Da-Ae, whole genome shotgun sequence genomic region:
- the BNAC09G53930D gene encoding uncharacterized protein BNAC09G53930D — protein sequence MTYLTHSLPFFFSCLSMLLCLSIGGSRPAHGPAYLNPYAFSPEAYDFFHPQSSLPNNIPPRDSPSSSSLSPSPSPSKTSNVEADTQGSKFSSEEHRNESIREEGRGETVGIVLGVSFAAFILMGAYFVIKKRRANITRTIVIHA from the coding sequence atgaCATACCTAACTCACTCTTtgcccttcttcttctcctgctTGTCTATGCTTCTATGTTTGTCCATTGGAGGAAGCAGACCTGCTCATGGTCCAGCTTATCTAAACCCCTATGCTTTCTCTCCAGAAGCTTACGATTTCTTTCACCCACAATCATCACTTCCTAACAATATTCCACCAAGAGACTCGCCTTCTTCGTCTTCACTTTCACCTTCACCATCACCTTCTAAGACCTCTAATGTAGAAGCAGATACACAAGGAAGTAAGTTTTCATCAGAAGAGCACAGAAATGAGAGTATCAGAGAAGAAGGACGAGGAGAAACCGTTGGAATAGTGTTAGGCGTTTCTTTCGCGGCTTTTATTTTGATGGGAGCTTACTTTGTTATCAAGAAACGACGAGCAAATATAACCCGCACGATTGTAATCCATGCTTAA
- the LOC106365754 gene encoding protein disulfide isomerase-like 1-4, with translation MAFRVFLLLSLTALLIFSAVSPSFASSDVDDEDLSFLEDPKEESDPTKPLTSTDSELDEFNEGEEEDPEMYEGDDEEEGEDLSDLGNPDSDPFPAPDVDEKDVVVVKERNFTDVIENNQYVMVEFYAPWCGHCQSLAPEYAAAATELKGDGVVLAKIDATEENELAHQYSVQGFPTILFFVDGEHKPYTGGRTKDTIVTWVKKKIGPSVYNLTTLDDAEKVLTSGNKVVLGYLNSLVGVEHDQLAAASKAEDDVNFYQTVNPDVAKLFHVDPEAKRPALVLVKREAEKISHFDGEFVKSDLASFVSANKLPLVSVFTRESAPEIFESAIKKQLLLFVTQNGSEKVLPEFEEAAKSFKGKLIFVSVDLDNEDYGKPVAEYFGVSGNGPKLIAYTGNEDPKKHFFDGEIKSDKIKTFAEEFLRDKLKPFYKSDPIPEKNDGDVKIVVGDNFDDIVLDESKDVLLEVYAPWCGHCQALEPMYNKLAKHLREIDSLVIAKMDGTTNEHPKAKAEGFPTILFFPAGNKTAEPITVDTDRTVVAFYKFLRKHATIPFKLEKPAASTESPKTAESTPKVETTETKGNPESTTKSTESDLKDEL, from the exons ATGGCGTTCCGCGTTttcctcctcctctctctcaCCGCTCTTCTCATTTTCTCCGCCGTTTCTCCCTCTTTCGCCTCCTCCGACGTCGACGATGAGGATCTCAGCTTCCTCGAAGACCCCAaagaagaatccgatcccaccAAGCCACTCACATCCACCGACTCTGAACTCGACGAGTTcaacgaaggagaagaagaagatcccgAGATGTACGAAggcgacgacgaagaagaaggagaagatctCTCCGATCTAGGCAATCCAGACTCAGATCCGTTCCCGGCTCCGGACGTGGACGAGAAAGACGTCGTGGTCGTCAAAGAGCGTAACTTCACagacgtgatcgagaacaaccaGTACGTTATGGTCGAGTTCTACGCTCCCTGGTGCGGTCATTGCCAGTCTCTTGCTCCTGAGTACGCAGCGGCCGCGACTGAGCTGAAAGGAGACGGCGTCGTTTTGGCTAAGATCGATGCCACGGAGGAGAACGAGCTGGCTCATCAGTATAGTGTTCAGGGCTTCCCGACTATTCTCTTCTTTGTAGATGGAGAGCACAAGCCTTACACTGGAGGCAGGACCAA AGACACAATTGTGacgtgggtgaagaagaagataggtCCTAGTGTGTATAACTTGACGACGTTAGATGACGCTGAGAAAGTGTTGACTTCTGGGAACAAAGTCGTCTTGGGTTACTTGAACTCTTTGGTGGGTGTTGAGCATGATCAACTTGCTGCTGCTTCCAAAGCTGAAGACGATGTGAACTTCTATCAGACAGTGAACCCTGATGTTGCCAAGTTGTTCCATGTTGATCCGGAGGCTAAACGTCCTGCTCTTGTTCTAGTTAAGAGAGAAGCGGAGAAGATTAGCCATTTTG ATGGGGAGTTTGTTAAGTCTGATCTAGCTAGCTTTGTGTCTGCCAACAAGCTTCCTTTGGTCTCTGTTTTCACCAGAGAGAGTGCACCGGAGATTTTCGAGAGTGCAATCAAGAAGCAG ttgttgttgtttgtaaCCCAAAATGGATCTGAGAAGGTTCTTCCAGAGTTTGAAGAAGCAGCAAAATCTTTTAAAGGAAAG CTCATCTTTGTATCTGTGGATCTGGATAATGAGGATTATGGGAAGCCTGTTGCTGAATACTTTGGTGTGTCCGGAAATGGTCCTAAA CTTATTGCCTACACAGGAAATGAAGATCCTAAGAAACACTTCTTCGATGGTGAAATCAAGTCTGATAAAATTAAG ACATTCGCGGAagagttcttgagggacaagctAAAGCCATTCTATAAGTCAGACCCTATTCCTGAGAAG AATGATGGAGATGTGAAAATCGTGGTGGGAGATAACTTTGATGACATTGTCCTGGACGAGTCTAAGGATGTTCTTCTCGAG GTCTACGCACCATGGTGTGGCCATTGCCAAGCCCTTGAGCCAATGTATAACAAGCTTGCTAAACATTTACGAGAAATTGACTCTCTTGTCATAGCCAAGATGGATGGAACAACCAATGAACATCCCAAGGCAAAG GCAGAAGGCTTTCCTACAATTCTCTTCTTCCCTGCAGGAAACAAGACCGCAGAACCG ATAACGGTAGATACAGACCGCACTGTGGTTGCATTCTACAAGTTTTTGAGGAAACACGCAACCATCCCGTTCAAACTGGAGAAACCTGCTGCATCAACTGAATCTCCTAAAACTGCCGAGTCCACACCAAAAGTAGAAACTACTGAGACCAAAGGAAATCCTGAAAGCACCACAAAGAGTACCGAAAGTGATTTGAAGGACGAGTTGTAA
- the LOC106363956 gene encoding probable aquaporin PIP2-4, producing MAKDLEVQEGGATAARDYVDPPPAPLLDMEEFGKWSLYRAVIAEFVATLLFLYVSVLTVIGYKAQTDANAGGVDCGGVGILGIAWAFGGMIFVLVYCTAGVSGGHINPAVTFGLFLARKVSLVRTVLYIVAQCLGAICGCGLVKAFQSSYYTRYGGGANELADGYNKGTGLGAEIIGTFVLVYTVFSATDPKRSARDSHIPVLAPLPIGFAVFMVHVATIPITGTGINPARSFGAAVIYNQEKAWDDQ from the exons ATGGCAAAGGACTTGGAGGTGCAAGAGGGCGGAGCGACGGCGGCGAGAGATTATGTTGATCCTCCTCCCGCTCCATTGTTGGACATGGAGGAGTTTGGGAAGTGGTCGCTCTACAGAGCGGTCATAGCTGAGTTTGTGGCGACACTTCTCTTCCTTTACGTCTCTGTCCTCACCGTAATCGGGTACAAAGCTCAGACCGACGCAAACGCCGGAGGAGTTGACTGCGGCGGCGTTGGAATACTGGGGATTGCATGGGCTTTCGGTGGAATGATTTTTGTTCTCGTTTACTGTACCGCCGGTGTCTCCG GTGGTCATATAAATCCGGCTGTGACGTTCGGGTTGTTCTTAGCTAGAAAAGTGTCATTAGTGCGGACGGTGTTATACATTGTGGCTCAGTGCCTTGGTGCTATCTGCGGTTGCGGTCTGGTCAAAGCATTCCAAAGTTCTTACTACACCAG atATGGAGGTGGAGCCAACGAGCTAGCTGACGGCTACAACAAAGGAACCGGACTCGGTGCGGAGATCATCGGAACATTTGTCCTAGTCTACACCGTTTTCTCGGCCACAGATCCCAAGCGAAGTGCACGTGACTCTCACATTCCAGTTTTGGCGCCACTTCCCATTGGGTTTGCCGTCTTCATGGTTCACGTAGCCACCATTCCCATCACCGGAACAGGAATCAACCCGGCCCGTAGCTTCGGAGCCGCAGTTATCTACAACCAAGAAAAGGCCTGGGATGACCAA TAG